GCATTGGCGCATGACCTCAACCTACACCAAGTGGTCATTGCTTCGGATGCTAAGCAGGTTGTGAACGAGATCAATACTTTATCAAAGGGAGCGTACGGAGCAATCATTTCTGAGATCAAGGCCTACTCTAGTTTATTTCAGTGTAATTTTACTTTTGAAAGTCGAAAAGTGAACTTAGAAACTCATAAGTTAGCCAAGCATTCCCTTTCGTTGGGGCCGGGACGCCATGTCTGGTATGGCCAATCCCATAACCCAAATTGTATCCCACACTCTGTGGATTATGAATAAAAAGcttggtttgtctcaaaaaaaaaaaaaagctcgGACCTCGGACCCAGAGCGGTCAATTCGAACCGGTGGGTGGCGGCACACCTGCTCCGCCATTGGTACGACTTTGATGGAGCACGAGGCAGAGCCAGCCAAGGCTGCACACCAAAAGGCGTCATCGTCACTCCTCTTGCCTCCTCCTGACCGCCTCTGCCAGCACGCGCTTTTTAGGCCTCCTCGTCCCTCCCGTCCCCTCGTCTCCCTGTCCCGCTTCTCGGTTCCGCTCCGACGTCAGATCCGGAtggatccgccgccgcccgcggcgagCCCGCCGTCGAGCCCCCCGCACGGCTCCACGGCCCGGGACGCGTCGGAGGAGCCGGGCGCCCCTGCCACCGCCGGCGCCGCGTCGTCCAAGGGAGCTCCCGTCACAGGTACGACTCGGCGCGGCCGATAGGAGGAGGGTTTTGTGAAAAATTTCGTTTCACAAGACGCCGCGTTAATCTGCTGTATTGCGCTCCAGGTCTCATCGTTGTCCTAGATAAACGAGTAATTCGATTAGTTCGAACAAGTCGGCCGACATTTGTGAAGCCGTGCAAGCTTCtgattttttttttaatttctgtagCGGGACGAGCGTATAGTTTTGTTTTTCCTGTTTTCCTTTCTTGTTTCGTAGGATAATAGCCTTTCTGTTTTTGCTGTTGCTCTGTTTTTTTTTTTAGCTGGCGATCAGCTAGACATCTCCTTCAGTTATCAGCCACAACCAGAAAACCTACTGACAGAAATACAGAAACTTAACAACGTTACACGACTTCACAGATGTTAGCTAGGATCAATGATCCCCGGAGCAGCGATACCCCAGATTAACGCTGTGTGCTGTAAAACGAAAGTGGTCAGACATGagacgagaacttttattttcatccAGCCTAATATCTTCTAATAGTACAAAACGACATAGAACAAAAAAAAAAGGGCATGCCGGTTGTTTACTTGTATTGtgatatatatattttttacttaAGCTTCAACCTCGGATCGGGGAATTTTAGATTTAATAATAGTTGAGTAAGAACAGGCTCATTCCATTGCTCTTAATTTGCAGACACCACTGACGGTACACAAGCTGATGCTCAAGGACGCCTACATGACACAGCTATTAGCAATCCGGAGAATGGCACCGAAGCCGCTATTTCAACTCGAGAAGATTCACCCCGGAATTCAGAAGCACATTTGGGTGATAGTTCAGTGCAGACCACCTCCAAGCAGGCAGCAAACTCGGATGGTACAAGGAAGAGGAATTTTCAGCCTGGAAATAAAGAGGCAGCACATGTTCCTAGTGCTGGCAGCAAATCTCACGCACGTGAGATCTCTGTGGTAGAAACCAAAGATGCAAGGAGCAAGTTCTTGAAGAAATCCGATGTAAGTTGCTTTCATAATAATTGCAGCATACCAGGAAGTGGGAAGCACTAGTGTTAATAGCCCCTTGGAATGCTAATGTTAATTGATTTTCAGAATGAAGATCCAGCATGCGAAGACAGGAAGAATGCCGATTTGGCAGGGATCTCGGAAGAATTGAAGGAAAACAATAACAGATCTTCTCTTAACTCCAGCAGCTTGAAGGATGAGAAGAAGCAAAAGAATAGAAGCAGAGGAAAAGAGAATAGCAATCATGTTCATAACACAAGCACTTCACATGATATTTCTTTGCCAACTAGCACTGGTACCTCTTGTTTGATGTCGATGGTTACTGAGAACAACACAGAAGCTCCTAAATGCATGGGTTTGAGACTAAAGAAAAATCCAGATGAGGTATCCCTGACAAACTCATTCACAGCTGTTAATGCAGATACCACAGATAGGGAAATTTTGAATGTAGACAGTACCATTCAAAAGAACTGTGATGAAGTTCTGCCTGGTTCACTTAAAGAGAAAGAAACTGAGAATGTTGCAACATCCTTGGGTTCATGTGTGCTTGACTCCAACCAACTGGCAAGCAGTAATGTGTCTCTGATGCCACTTCAAGGTGTTATAGTTGATGCAGATGTGAAGACCAACTGCCTACATTCATCAACTGAAGAAAAAGTTCATCCGAGTGCAGTTAGTGAAGATGTTACCAAACATTCTGATCTTGTTTCCCAGCTTAACATCGCAGAAGAGCACAAGAATTTCGGGTCTGGTAAACATATGAGAGAAGCTGTTCTTCATACATCAGTTAATAGTGCTGGAATAGGAAAGGTCTTACCATCTGAAAATCAGAAGAACCAGTCGTATCCATTCAATGAAGGCGCAAACTTCTTTCAGAGAGGAAACACAGACCGTAACTTCAGGGCAGATGTTCATCACCGTAGGAACATCTACGGATCAGGAGGCATGGGGAATTCAGAGTATGAATTTCAGAGGAACCAGTCACATCCATTCAGTGAAGGTGGAAACTTCTTTCCGCTAGGAAGGGAAGACCCTAACTTAAGGGCAGGTGTTCATCACAGTATGGACATGTATGGATTAGGAGGCATGGGGAATCCAGAGCATGGGTTGCAGAGGAACCGGTCGTATTCATTCAATGAAGGTGCAGACTTCTTTCAGTCAAGAAGGGCTGACCCTAACTTTAGGGCAGGTGTTCATCACAGTATGAACATCTATGGATCAGGCGGCATGGGGCATTCGGAGCATGGATTTCAGAGGAACCAGTCGTATCCATTCGACGAACGTGCAAACTTCTTTCAGCCAGGAAGGCCAGACCCTAACTTCAGGGCAGGTGTTCATCACAGTATGAACATCTATGGATCAGGCGCCATAGGGAGTTCAGAACATGGATTTCAGAGGAACCAGTCGTATCCATTCGATGAAGGTGCAAACTTCTTTCAGCTAGGAAGGCCAGACCCTAACTTTAGGGCAGGTCTTCATCACAATATGAACATCTATGGATCAGGCGCCACGGGGAATTCAGAACATGGATTTCAGAGAAACCAGTCGTATCCATTCGATGAAGGTGCAAACTTCTTTCAGCTAGGAAGGCCAGACCCTAACTTTAGGGCAGGTGTTCATCACAGCATGAACATCTATGGATCAGGCGCCATGGGGAGTTCAGAGCATGGATTTCAGAGGAACCAGTCGTATTTATTCAATGAAGGTGCAAACTTCTTTCAGCCAGGAAGACCAGACCCTAACTTTAGGGAAGGTGTTCATCACAGTATGAACATGTATGGATCAGACGCCAGGAGGAATTCAGAGCATGGATTTGGAAGAAGCTATTTGGATCATACCAGTACCGAAAGAAATGAAATGCAGGAGAAAGAACGAACTTGCTTATCAACAAATCACAACAATGACCAGATAAGCCCTTCAAATTTAGCTCAGGCATATAGCGAAAAGCTTAGAATGTCCTTCCCTCCAAGAGATTCCTTGacagggtttcggaagaaaaagcTTCTTATTCTAGATCTGAATGGCCTTCTTGCGGATATCAATgaagatttccacaatgctcacaTGGCTGATGCAAAGGTTCGAAGGAAACTAGGTAAAGTTACTTGTACAATTGTCCGTAATTATTATTTGCGAAAATGCAGATATAGAACTGTGACAGATGATATTAATATAGCACTACACCTTTCTACCAGTCTTCCGAAGGCCTCACTGTGATGATTTTCTCAACTTCTGCATAAAAAATTTCGAGCTAGGTGTATGGTCCTCAAGGAAAAGGTACGATTTATTATCCTCATTTGTTTTACTTTATCCTCATTGCTCCATGCTTACTTACGTGGGATTTATATTAATCCACATTGCTCCATGTTTACTAATGTGGGGTTTATAATTTTTCTAGGAAAAATGTTGATTCTGTTGTTGACATCCTTATGAGAGATTTCAAACCATACCTACTGTTTTCTTGGGTACGTAACATAAACGAACCTGTGGTAGGTGGGCATGCTCAACTGTATGTTATTTTGGTCCTAATATGTTTTGCGACCTTCATATGGGCAGGCCAGGGATAAATGCACAATGACTGGACGTAACACACTGGAGAACGTGCACAAACCAATAgtactgaaggaattgaagaaactgtGGAATAAGGAAGAACCTGGTCTTCCATGGAAGGAGGGGGAATTTTCACCTTCCAATACATTACTTGTGGACGATTCTCCTTACAAGGCTCTGCGTAATCCGGTATTTTCTCAGCTGTTTTCATATACCAGTGTCTTGTTTAACTGTATCATCTCCATATTTGAATAATGCATATTTTCATGCATATGTTATGCAGCCACATACTGCCATTTTTCCTCAGCCGTTCAGCTATCTTAACCGGAACGACAATTCATTGGGTATGCATTCACCATTTCATGTTGATGTAGTTACCTATTACACTACTACAGCCTATTGATGCATATAAATTACAATTCCCGATAAGCAGGTCCCGGTGGAGATCTTCGCATGTATCTGGAGAAACTCGTTTTTGCAGATGATGTTGAGTGCTACGTTCGCAACAATCCATTTGGTCAACCTTTTCTTACACAGAGTGATCCACATTGGGACTTCTATGCTGAAATAGCtggtaaagagtatggcgcattgaCTTGTGCCTGAACTTCCCAATATGTAGTGAGGCGGACTAGTAGACTGATCTTGTGTTGATTCTTCAGACATGAGGGGAAGTTATGGCATGTTTGTTGTATACCTGACCTCCAAACTAATTTTATCGTGGGTTATGGAAAAAGTTGGTGCATCGAAGATTGGATTTTGGGCACCAGCAGTTATAACTTGTACGGATGGTTTCAAGTGAATATGAATGAATTTTGAGACGGTGACTCAACTTTTTAAAATTGTTTGTCACCGCCTTGTATTTGTTCAGTTTTTCTTCCAGTTTTTTATGTTTTTTTCCTACCAGGGCATTGCTGTGGGTTTGTCTTGTACTTTTATTTCTTGTACCCATTTTCTTGCTAGCCTTAACGGTACTACTCCAGTGTTTATTCCATTTGTTTTGAATTGCTTAAAAAAAATCTAGTACTAGATAACATCTACACCACTTCTAAAAAATAGTATTGTTGCGGAGTGCGATTTTCCCATGTGTTTGAACTGCTCTTTGGCAAAAAAAAAAAGGTTATGATCTACAGAACATGTATGGATTCATCTTTGTGACATGTAATGTTTATATGTGTGTTTTAGGAGTTAGTCAAATCATAACATAAATTCGCCAAACATGAAATCAAAGATCGCAAAGCTATATTCACGCAGACGAGAATAGCGCAATCCAACTATCATAAACTTAAACTTAATTAAATGATATTATCATCTAtgatagaaaataataataatttattttagaaaattgaaCCAGCCTGTTTGTTTCTCTTAATATTATCAGCCATTTAAATTATGGACAAAAGCTTTGTACAAATAATTCCTCCCTTGACACATTTGTTTTTCATTCCAGATGACATTGTCTTTTTGAAGGTCATCATTTTCATTCTGCTAGAACATACTCATAACTAATATTTGGAGTATTTTTAGTACTCTATTTACAACATTTGGCATGTTTTTTTAATCCACAGCCCgtatgttttttttttgagaaaaatccaCAGCCCGTATGTATATCAGACAAAATCATTCAGCAAGCCCGTCAGCGCAGAATAACATTTTCTAGCCTCATAAAGCCTTTTAAACCTAATAAGCCTAGCCCATCTAACACTACGGCCCGGACCGGACAGGCCCACCAACTGGCCCAGGCAAGACACCCTAAACGCGGAGATCTATAAATACGAAACCCTAAGCGGCGCACTCGTCTCCATTCCGCCTCCACCCCCCGAACTCCAAACCCtagtagcgccgccgccgccaggtaAGAGGCGAGATGGTGTCCGGCTCCGGCGTGTGCGCCAAGCGCGTGGTTGTGGACGCCCGCCACCACATGCTcggccgcctggcctcgatcgtcgccAAGGAGCTGCTCAACGGGCAGCGCGTGGTGGTGGTCCGATGCGAGGAGATCTGCATGTCCGGCGGCCTCGTCCGCCAGAAGATGAAGTACCTCCGCTTCCTCCGCAAGAGGATGAACACCAAGCCCTCCCACGGCCCCATCCACTTCCGCGCCCCGGCCAAGATCCTCTGGCGCACCATCCGCGGGTacgtatccgccgccgccgcctagatCCGTCGCCTCGCCTATGCACGTGCGTCGCCGTGTCCATTTGGGTTTGTGTGTTCTGATGGTGCCGTGTTTTTGGTGGCGCTCTGCAGTATGATTCCGCACAAGACCGCGAGGGGCGAGGCCGCGCTCGCCAGGCTCAAGGCGTACGAGGGCGTGCCGCCGCCGTACGACAGGACCAAGCGCATGGTCATCCCCGACGCGCTCAAGTACGTCGGCGTTTGACTGCCTTCTAGATCTCTGCGTGCGTCgtgtatgtgtgtttgatgttgacgTGGCTTGTGGTTTTGCAGGGTTCTGAGGCTGCAGCCTGGGCACAGGTACTGCCTCCTCGGCCAGCTCTCCAAGGAGGTCGGATGGAACTACGCCGACACCATCAGGGTATGCTCTTTCCCTGTCCTGTTTCTTCAGCGCTCAATAGTTGCTAGTGTGCGACTGCTACCAGTCTGTTAAGACTAGTCTTTTATGTAATGCTAAACTAAAATGTGTCTAGTTATACTAATCATTCTATGAAAGTTCAGTCTGATTTACTGGTACTCTAATAGATACGCCTTCAGCTTTTGTCATATAAACTCTCCTGGTGGTAAATGATTTGTTCTGCATTATAAAACTGTTTATGATGATTCCCACGGATTTTAGAAACCAGCCACAGTTCATGCTTTATAGTACTGTGAAGAATTTTGTTTGCTCACGCTCAGAATCATTGTTTTACGTATGTCACTTGTGATGTTCTGCTGGCTGAGATGTGCATGATCTGGGTGATGAAGAAAATCGTTCGGATTCCCACTGATTTTTCATGATTATTACAACCAGCTACTTCTGACAGATCATGCCATCTCTTGGACTACATATGTACTCCTTTATTATTGAGCAAATACTTTCATTTATTTTTTTGCAAACCTCTTAGCAGTACTGTTAGTATCCTCTTTTGTGTTCTGCTGGCTGATGAGATGTGCATTACCTGGGTGATGAAGAAAATCGTTCGGATTCCCACTGATATTTCATGATTATTATAACCAGCTACTTCTGACGGGTCATGCCATCTCCTGAAGTACATTTGCACATTTTTACTCTGCTTTAGACTGACTGTACATGCATTCCTTCATTGGTTATGAACCTTATTGCTCATTGTGTTCTGTTGGGTTGAATTGCATGATTCCgggtgatgaagaaaatcatttggATTCCCACTGATATTTCATGATTAGTGTAACCAGCTACTTCTGATGGATGATGGCATCTCCTGTATTAACATTTGCACTGCTTTATGACTGGCCGTACATGCACTTCTTATTTTGTTCTGAACCTTGTTGCTCTTTGTGTTATATTGGGTTCAATTGCATCCTTCTGTGTGATGAAGAAAATTGTTCGGATTCCCACTGATTCTTAATGATTATCACAACCAGCTACTTCTGACAGATCATTCCATGCTGTGCTCTTGATAGATTTTGCTCTGTTTTGGGTTTCAGTTTTGCATCTCATTCAACAGTTTTGCTGGTGTTCTATTTTCCTTCGAGCCTGTGATGTTATCAAAATATTTGCTACTCTTGATGGGTTTATCCCACTTGATGATCTCAACCACCAAGATCTCTGAGGCTCTTTAGTTCTAGTCTAATGTTATCATTACAGTACATCTGCCATTGCCAGTTTTTGTTCATTATGAGCTGATGTTTGTGCATACCGTTTCTCATCACCCTTTGGCCTTTATTCAGGAGCTGGAGgaaaagaggaaggagaaggccaagATCTCCTATGACAGGAGAAAGCAACTGGCGAAGCTCCGCGTCAAGGCCGAGAAGGCAGCCGAAGAGAAGTTGGGAACTCAGCTGGAGATCCTGGCCCCTATCAAATACTAAGAGATATCAGAGCTTTCGTGCGCCATCAGTTTTGGGAAACCTCTGTCGTATTTTAAGTAGTTTGGTAACTCTGATAGTACAATCTGGTTGGTAAACCTTTGTTATGCATGCAGTTCTGCGACACTCATTTGAAATTTTCTACATGGTGAACTGTTTCGTTTATCAAATGTGTGCATTTGGAAATTCTAGTGAGCGTCTATCAGGTGCCTTGCTGTTTTTCTCTTTACTATGGTCTTTGCAGTCCCTTGTTATGACCTATCGTGGGAAATTTATAATTGTGTTTTCCCTTTGTACATGTCGTTTTCGGCCATCATAGTCTACTGTCACTGCGGCAAGTTCCATGAACAGAGCGGGTCTAGTAATGTGTTTTTGTTGGTATTTCTTGGTTTGAGCTCTGTATGTTTGGTTCTTGGAGCAACTACAGCAAGTACATTAAAAATCTTGCTGTGAAAATATGGGCTTACTTAATAATTCAAAATCAAACATATATGAAATTTAGTTGAACATTTAAATTAAAATTCAACCATAACAGGTGCTTCCATTAGGTGACCGCAAATGCTTACAATTGCCGTTATAAATTCTGTCCCCTTCATTCTCATAGAGGCGGCCATCCAAAGCAGTTGCGGTGAGCTTACCAGGAATCGTGACCTTGCCACGCTCGTGTTTGATTAACATGCCTTGTGAACCTCCTCTACTCTCAATCTTCTCTTTGCACCACACCCGCGACGGCCTACTCGAGCTCCAAAGCCTTATGGGAGGATCTCGTCTAAAACGAAGGAGGAGATCGCCGCCATTGCAGAGCTCATCGGAGACCGGCGTCGTGAACGCGCCAATGGCAGAGGTGTCCCTTGTCAGCGTATGCCGCCATTGCCAAGCTCATCGGAGACCGGCGTCGTGAACGCGCCAATGGCAGAGGTGTCCCTTGTCAGCCTATGCCGGCATCACCATGGGCAGAGGTGTCCCTTGTCAGCCTATGCCGGCATCACCATGGGCGAGGCTCGTGCTCACTAAATGGACATGGTGCTGGAGGAGCGGAAGGCCACGTTTCGGCAGGCGCATGCCGACCAGGCCTACAACCTCCGTCTTCTCGACGAGCACCGGCGCGCGGAGGAGCTGCTCACCGCCGGCATGACCATCACGTCGAACGTGGGCGTGCCTGAGCAGGGGGCGCTGATGTGACCGAGCAGAAGGCATTGCCCAAGTCCTATCGCTCCGCCTGCGACATCCGTCGCGACCGCTGGCGGTACCGCCTCCGTCAGGCAGAGTTAGAAGCCGCCTTCAAGGAGATGGGTGAGGAGGCGGATGAAGTTTATGGGCCCGCCGACAAGGAGGAGGTTGTCATCCCCGAGACGCCGCGGCATGTTGCCACGACGACGACGCCGGCAGGGTAGAGTAGAGCATGGGAGGGCGTCGGCGCTCGGGGTCTCAGGAAGGCCGCCGCTCTTCCCCTTCCACTGAAGCTAAGCTTGGCGGGCTCATCCTCGTCAGCCGATTAGCCGCTTGCAGGCTGCACGGTGGAGGCATAAGATGCAAGGCTGCAACGGCGAAGCTGGAGCTTCATTTTTTTAGGCTCATGGCCGGTGGGACATGGGAATGGGCGCTGTCTATCACTTAGACTAGGTTAGAGTACGGTTTAATTTTAAAAAAgtctgaaatgtaatgaatttggtCCGGTTTATATGAAAATCAGCCGGTTTACATGAGTTTTGTCTGACCTGTTGAAATGCATTTTGAAATGTATGCGAATAGCATTGGATGGTCGGCTCACACATTCATGTCCACGGATGGATGCGTTGTCCGATTTGCATgtcaatgttggagatgcccttatgcaATATCGCACATGTGGTCATGGTGCGCCACAAGTCCTTTTATCCCAAAAGCGTACACGACCACAAACAATGGTAAAGCGAGCTTGGGGAACCCAAATGCTTTCTACATGCATTTTGTCTCTGGTTTGATATATTCTTAACAAAAGTTATAGTATCCCATGTTGTATTGAACTATCATTGATTTTAAAATTCACGGGAGGTGCCTCACCAACAAAAAGCCTTGAAAACAGGTGAGATCTTCGTAGAACATTCAGATCATTATTAGATCCTGGCAATCCAAAATATTAATATCAAATCCATATGTCATTTGATACCACAACTTCTAGAATTAtagttgcatctttactttctcctTTGAATTGTCCATGAATGTTGTAGGGAAAATATTCTACTTTCAATGCATGTAATCGGTACATCCAAGCATTCCTGGAAAGGCTTTTGAACCCATCTCAAGAATTATTGCGGTGTCTTCTTCATTTGGAGCTCAAAGATATTCTTTTCCAAATATCTCAATGATGGGCTTCGTTAATTTTTCCAAACTATCAATGCAAGTACTTTCTACCATTCCAATCCAATCATCAATAGAATTAGTTGTACATTCGTATGCAAGCATTCTCACACAATTCTTGTTCATACTATTGTGACCTTGTTGACCAGCTGATTTCTCTTTGTTGAAAGAACGGACAATGTTCTTCAACGTCATGCGCAATGCGTAAGAACAACCTCATTGACATACAAAATCTTCTCCTAAAAGTTTTTGCACCACATACCAGACTCTCATCAAAGTAATCATCCAATAGCTTCTCGTGACCGGCTTACTTGTTCTGACGGAGTACAAGATGACTTGGCATTGATCCTCCCCACTTCGGCTTCTTGTTTCGTGTCTACATACATAGCCATCACAAAATTGATTTGTTCATCCTCGTGCCTGACTCGTCGAGAaacaatcaaacaaaaccattcatCTACAATCAATAAGAAAAACTATGATCAACCACAATGTCATACACATTTTCTTGAAACATAAAAAAAACTCGATGAAGAGTTTCTTTAAATACCTTTGCCGTGTCGGTTTCTTGAGCTAGGACTTGGAGACGGAGGCCGAAGCGGGGCAGCAGAGGAAGTGAAGGAGGGGATGGAGCGATGCAGCAGAGGAGTAGACGCGTTGGTAAGGACAATGGCATGCCCATGCCGCGATAGCAGTCAAAAAAGCGATGCACCGGGATCGCGGCACGACAATAGCTGAtagttctccaacgtatctacttttccaaacacttttgctcttatttttactctagtttgcatgatttgaacgaaactaacccggactgacgttgttttcagcagaattactttagtattatttttgtgcagaaataagagTTCTCGGAATTGAACAAAacgttacggagattttttatggaacatataaaaaatattggcgcaaATAACTACCGCAGGAGGGACACTAGGGAGCCACAAGCCTCCGTTTGACCTAAACCGCCGCCACCTCCCGTTCTTTGTCGG
Above is a window of Triticum dicoccoides isolate Atlit2015 ecotype Zavitan chromosome 5B, WEW_v2.0, whole genome shotgun sequence DNA encoding:
- the LOC119311857 gene encoding uncharacterized protein LOC119311857, producing MEHEAEPAKAAHQKASSSLLLPPPDRLCQHALFRPPRPSRPLVSLSRFSVPLRRQIRMDPPPPAASPPSSPPHGSTARDASEEPGAPATAGAASSKGAPVTDTTDGTQADAQGRLHDTAISNPENGTEAAISTREDSPRNSEAHLGDSSVQTTSKQAANSDGTRKRNFQPGNKEAAHVPSAGSKSHAREISVVETKDARSKFLKKSDNEDPACEDRKNADLAGISEELKENNNRSSLNSSSLKDEKKQKNRSRGKENSNHVHNTSTSHDISLPTSTGTSCLMSMVTENNTEAPKCMGLRLKKNPDEVSLTNSFTAVNADTTDREILNVDSTIQKNCDEVLPGSLKEKETENVATSLGSCVLDSNQLASSNVSLMPLQGVIVDADVKTNCLHSSTEEKVHPSAVSEDVTKHSDLVSQLNIAEEHKNFGSGKHMREAVLHTSVNSAGIGKVLPSENQKNQSYPFNEGANFFQRGNTDRNFRADVHHRRNIYGSGGMGNSEYEFQRNQSHPFSEGGNFFPLGREDPNLRAGVHHSMDMYGLGGMGNPEHGLQRNRSYSFNEGADFFQSRRADPNFRAGVHHSMNIYGSGGMGHSEHGFQRNQSYPFDERANFFQPGRPDPNFRAGVHHSMNIYGSGAIGSSEHGFQRNQSYPFDEGANFFQLGRPDPNFRAGLHHNMNIYGSGATGNSEHGFQRNQSYPFDEGANFFQLGRPDPNFRAGVHHSMNIYGSGAMGSSEHGFQRNQSYLFNEGANFFQPGRPDPNFREGVHHSMNMYGSDARRNSEHGFGRSYLDHTSTERNEMQEKERTCLSTNHNNDQISPSNLAQAYSEKLRMSFPPRDSLTGFRKKKLLILDLNGLLADINEDFHNAHMADAKVRRKLVFRRPHCDDFLNFCIKNFELGVWSSRKRKNVDSVVDILMRDFKPYLLFSWARDKCTMTGRNTLENVHKPIVLKELKKLWNKEEPGLPWKEGEFSPSNTLLVDDSPYKALRNPPHTAIFPQPFSYLNRNDNSLGPGGDLRMYLEKLVFADDVECYVRNNPFGQPFLTQSDPHWDFYAEIAGKEYGALTCA
- the LOC119311858 gene encoding 60S ribosomal protein L13a-4-like, which encodes MVSGSGVCAKRVVVDARHHMLGRLASIVAKELLNGQRVVVVRCEEICMSGGLVRQKMKYLRFLRKRMNTKPSHGPIHFRAPAKILWRTIRGMIPHKTARGEAALARLKAYEGVPPPYDRTKRMVIPDALKVLRLQPGHRYCLLGQLSKEVGWNYADTIRELEEKRKEKAKISYDRRKQLAKLRVKAEKAAEEKLGTQLEILAPIKY